A window of Mycolicibacterium fluoranthenivorans contains these coding sequences:
- a CDS encoding PaaI family thioesterase, with protein MLDFTLEDLSAEDVERLRTVYRPLTEAVRDLIDATIRSEVDADAVAEAKTQIDAATATLRSRQLDGPFGVRFTAHGDRMPWGNAVIGLRNPIAPPLSVQRDETGGVFADFELGAPYEGPPGHVHGGVAAMLLDHILGEVASPATSPRLTGTITVRYLRPTPLGRLHAEAGIVRTEGVKTFAAGIIADAQGPTVEAEGVFIRPKWARDEQLTDPPV; from the coding sequence ATGCTGGACTTCACACTCGAGGACCTCAGTGCCGAGGACGTCGAGCGCTTGCGCACCGTCTACCGGCCACTGACCGAGGCCGTCCGCGACCTCATCGATGCCACGATCAGGTCCGAGGTGGACGCCGATGCGGTGGCCGAGGCGAAGACGCAGATCGACGCGGCGACCGCGACGCTGCGCAGCCGTCAACTCGACGGCCCGTTCGGTGTCCGATTCACCGCACACGGCGACCGGATGCCATGGGGTAACGCGGTGATCGGGCTGCGCAACCCGATCGCTCCGCCGTTGTCGGTACAACGGGACGAGACCGGCGGGGTGTTCGCCGACTTCGAACTCGGTGCGCCCTACGAGGGGCCGCCGGGGCACGTGCACGGCGGTGTGGCCGCGATGCTGCTCGACCACATCCTCGGCGAGGTGGCCAGCCCGGCCACCAGTCCGCGGCTCACCGGCACCATCACGGTCCGGTATCTGCGGCCCACCCCGCTAGGACGGCTGCACGCCGAGGCCGGGATCGTGCGGACCGAGGGGGTCAAGACGTTCGCAGCCGGAATCATCGCGGACGCGCAGGGCCCCACCGTCGAGGCCGAGGGTGTGTTCATTCGGCCGAAGTGGGCCAGGGATGAGCAGCTGACTGACCCACCGGTCTGA
- a CDS encoding regulator codes for MSTDVTDPPASSDPPAEKAQPRLSIPWWTRGDTNAFFGLGFNILVNVLTLTGLMIGVVKVPPGDVLGTILPALGVALILGNLYYTFLARRLAKRENRTDVTALPYGPSVPHMFIVVFVVMLPVYLNTKNAMAAWEAGLAWAFMIGVIVMIGAFVGPYIRKLTPRAAMLGTLAGISITFISMRPAAQMWEAAWIGLPVMAIILVGFFTDMKLPFGIPVGLAALLVGTAIGWIGGFMSAPDVGQAVSDIAIGVPDLRVDMLFSGLSHLAPLLGTAIPLGVYNFTEAMSNVESAAAAGDNYNLRSVLLADGAGAVIGSAFGSPFPPAVYIGHPGWKDAGGRAGYSLASGVVIGIFCFLGLFGVLDALLPVPAIVPILLYIGLLIGAQAFQAVPRLHAVAVVAAILPNLAQWASGLVDNALNAAGTSASKVGLEALNGAGVVYDGLLTLGEGAVLVGLILGTMVTFILEKKFLYAAIASVVGAALSFIGLIHAPQVAWAANPQVALGYLFFGVVCAIYHFLPGAKDPVEVDEADIVAGH; via the coding sequence ATGTCCACCGACGTCACCGATCCCCCCGCCAGCTCCGATCCCCCCGCCGAAAAGGCCCAGCCGAGGTTGTCCATCCCCTGGTGGACGCGAGGCGACACCAACGCATTCTTCGGACTCGGATTCAACATCCTGGTCAACGTCCTGACGCTGACCGGCTTGATGATCGGTGTCGTCAAGGTGCCGCCGGGTGACGTGCTGGGCACCATCCTGCCCGCGCTGGGCGTGGCCTTGATTCTGGGCAATCTGTACTACACGTTCCTGGCCCGCCGGCTGGCCAAGCGCGAAAACCGAACCGATGTCACGGCTTTGCCGTACGGCCCCAGTGTGCCGCATATGTTCATCGTCGTCTTCGTGGTGATGCTCCCGGTGTACCTGAACACCAAGAACGCGATGGCGGCCTGGGAAGCCGGGCTGGCGTGGGCGTTCATGATCGGCGTCATCGTGATGATCGGCGCATTCGTCGGCCCCTACATCCGCAAACTGACCCCCCGTGCCGCGATGCTCGGCACGCTGGCCGGTATCTCGATCACCTTCATCTCCATGCGGCCCGCCGCACAGATGTGGGAGGCGGCCTGGATCGGCCTGCCGGTCATGGCGATCATCCTCGTCGGCTTCTTCACCGATATGAAGCTGCCGTTCGGCATCCCCGTCGGCCTGGCCGCCCTGCTGGTCGGCACCGCGATCGGGTGGATCGGCGGGTTCATGTCGGCACCCGATGTGGGACAGGCGGTTTCGGATATCGCCATCGGCGTCCCCGACCTGCGAGTGGACATGCTGTTCTCCGGCCTGTCGCATCTGGCCCCGCTGCTGGGCACCGCGATACCGCTGGGCGTCTACAACTTCACCGAGGCGATGAGCAACGTCGAGAGCGCCGCCGCCGCGGGTGACAACTACAACCTGCGCAGTGTGCTGCTCGCCGACGGTGCCGGTGCGGTCATCGGGTCGGCGTTCGGTTCGCCGTTCCCGCCCGCGGTCTACATCGGCCACCCCGGCTGGAAGGACGCCGGCGGCCGCGCCGGGTACTCGCTGGCCAGCGGCGTGGTGATCGGTATCTTCTGCTTCCTCGGGCTCTTCGGGGTGCTGGATGCGCTGTTACCGGTTCCGGCGATCGTGCCGATCCTGCTGTACATCGGTCTGCTGATCGGCGCGCAGGCGTTCCAGGCGGTGCCGCGACTGCACGCCGTCGCCGTCGTCGCGGCCATCCTGCCCAACCTCGCGCAATGGGCCAGCGGGCTGGTCGACAACGCCCTCAACGCGGCGGGCACATCCGCATCGAAGGTCGGGTTGGAGGCACTCAACGGTGCGGGTGTCGTCTACGACGGCCTGTTGACCCTCGGCGAGGGTGCGGTGCTGGTGGGCCTGATCCTGGGCACGATGGTGACGTTCATCCTGGAGAAGAAATTCCTCTACGCGGCGATCGCCTCGGTGGTCGGTGCGGCGCTGTCCTTCATCGGGCTGATCCACGCGCCGCAGGTGGCCTGGGCCGCCAATCCACAAGTCGCCCTGGGCTATCTGTTCTTCGGCGTGGTGTGCGCGATCTACCACTTCCTGCCCGGCGCGAAAGATCCCGTCGAGGTCGACGAGGCCGATATCGTCGCCGGCCACTAG
- a CDS encoding EthD domain-containing protein, whose protein sequence is MEKVMVTLRRAEADEQWCRRLRTGVASALSELHLPGLTVNVRDDAVRASLMTLTTLDPPVAAVVSIWTHQYYGAAVTAALELLAPECDHLAAYLVTESVPLPGPTGPPSARTPGLANVALLRRPADLDQATWLTRWHIDHTPVAIATQATFGYTQNTVVRPLTAGAPRIDAIVEELFPIEAVSDLHAFFGAADDADLGDRMGKMAASVARFGADRDIDTVPTSRYPLWGPVDTLRA, encoded by the coding sequence GTGGAAAAGGTGATGGTCACGTTGCGGCGGGCCGAAGCGGATGAGCAATGGTGTCGGCGATTGCGGACCGGGGTGGCATCGGCGTTGTCCGAGCTGCACCTGCCCGGCCTGACCGTCAACGTCAGGGATGACGCCGTCCGGGCCTCGCTGATGACGCTCACCACGCTGGATCCACCGGTGGCCGCGGTCGTGAGCATCTGGACCCACCAGTACTACGGCGCGGCCGTCACTGCGGCCCTCGAGCTGCTGGCACCCGAATGTGATCATCTGGCAGCGTATTTGGTGACCGAGTCGGTGCCCCTGCCCGGACCGACGGGGCCGCCGAGTGCGCGCACCCCCGGCTTGGCCAACGTGGCGCTGCTGCGCAGACCCGCCGACCTGGACCAGGCCACGTGGCTCACTCGATGGCATATCGACCACACCCCGGTGGCCATCGCCACCCAGGCCACGTTCGGCTACACCCAGAACACGGTGGTGCGGCCCCTTACCGCTGGTGCACCTCGGATCGACGCCATCGTCGAGGAACTGTTCCCGATCGAGGCGGTGTCCGACCTGCACGCGTTCTTCGGTGCGGCCGACGATGCCGATCTCGGGGACCGGATGGGGAAGATGGCGGCCAGCGTGGCACGGTTCGGCGCAGACCGAGATATCGACACGGTGCCCACCAGCCGGTACCCGCTGTGGGGCCCGGTGGATACGCTACGGGCGTGA
- a CDS encoding enoyl-CoA hydratase/isomerase family protein, translated as MTLLISDDNRVRTLTLNRPEALNAFSEALYDATTEALLAAADDPEVSVVLLTGAGRAFSAGNDLVEMQKLVTDPDYKPGKYGFRGMIEALAAFPKPFICAVNGVGLGIGTTILGYADLAFMSSTARLKCPFTSLGVPPEAASSYLLPRLIGRQNAAWLLLSSEWIDAAEAQRMGLVFKVCEPEDLLAEARRHAEVLASRPLGSLLAVKKTMLEPIRPGIAEASERENALFAELLGQAANVDALASFVDKRG; from the coding sequence GTGACATTATTGATCTCCGATGACAACCGGGTGCGCACGCTCACCCTGAACCGGCCCGAAGCGCTCAACGCCTTCAGCGAGGCGCTGTACGACGCCACCACCGAGGCGCTGTTGGCAGCAGCAGACGACCCCGAGGTGTCGGTCGTGCTGCTGACCGGAGCGGGTCGCGCCTTCAGTGCGGGCAATGACCTGGTGGAGATGCAGAAGCTGGTCACCGACCCCGACTACAAGCCGGGCAAGTACGGTTTCCGCGGCATGATCGAGGCGCTCGCCGCGTTTCCGAAACCGTTCATCTGTGCGGTCAACGGCGTCGGGCTGGGTATCGGCACGACCATCCTCGGCTACGCGGATCTGGCGTTCATGTCGTCCACGGCGCGGCTGAAGTGCCCGTTCACCAGCCTCGGCGTGCCGCCCGAGGCCGCCTCGTCGTACCTGCTGCCGCGGCTGATCGGCAGGCAGAACGCGGCATGGCTGCTGTTGTCCTCGGAGTGGATCGATGCGGCCGAAGCGCAGCGAATGGGGTTGGTGTTCAAGGTCTGTGAGCCCGAGGACCTCCTGGCCGAGGCGCGCAGGCACGCCGAGGTGCTGGCCTCGCGCCCGCTGGGCAGCCTGCTGGCGGTGAAGAAGACCATGCTGGAGCCGATTCGGCCGGGTATCGCCGAGGCCAGCGAACGGGAGAACGCGTTGTTCGCCGAGCTTCTCGGCCAGGCCGCCAACGTCGACGCGCTGGCCTCGTTCGTCGACAAGCGCGGCTAA
- a CDS encoding cysteine hydrolase family protein yields MTVPVPAEPSAFSLVPGQTALVVIDMQRDFLLPGGFGESLGNDVDQLLKVVPPLAALIAAAREAGILVIHTREGHRPDLSDCPPAKLTRGAPSKRIGDPGKYGRILIRGEYGHDIVDELAPIEGEVVIDKPGKGAFYATELQDVLTAAGITQLLVTGVTTEVCVHTTTREANDRGYECLVVSDCVGSYFPEFQRVGLEMIKAQGGIFGWVADTAAVIPALQQLTTNAA; encoded by the coding sequence ATGACCGTCCCCGTCCCCGCTGAACCGTCAGCCTTCTCACTGGTACCAGGGCAGACCGCCCTTGTCGTCATCGACATGCAACGGGATTTCCTGCTGCCCGGCGGCTTCGGTGAGAGCCTGGGCAATGACGTGGATCAGCTGCTCAAGGTGGTCCCCCCACTGGCCGCGCTGATCGCCGCGGCCCGCGAGGCGGGAATCCTGGTGATCCACACCAGAGAAGGCCACCGGCCCGATCTGTCGGATTGTCCACCCGCCAAGCTGACGCGCGGCGCCCCGTCGAAGCGCATCGGCGATCCCGGCAAGTACGGACGCATCCTCATCCGCGGCGAGTACGGCCACGACATCGTCGACGAACTGGCCCCGATCGAGGGCGAAGTGGTGATCGACAAGCCGGGCAAGGGGGCGTTCTACGCCACCGAACTCCAGGACGTACTGACCGCCGCCGGTATCACGCAGCTGCTCGTCACCGGTGTCACGACGGAGGTGTGCGTGCACACCACGACCCGCGAAGCCAACGACCGCGGTTACGAGTGCCTGGTGGTATCCGACTGCGTCGGTTCGTATTTCCCGGAGTTCCAGCGGGTGGGGCTGGAGATGATCAAGGCCCAGGGGGGCATTTTCGGGTGGGTCGCCGACACCGCTGCGGTCATTCCCGCGTTGCAACAACTCACCACGAACGCCGCCTGA
- a CDS encoding FUSC family protein codes for MAKGRPLGLTLYEFGAVVRSLLGVLGVTAVALYLGSPGAAIAAGGAAAMAGATALQDSPRSRLPLVVAVSVEMALAVAAGGLSSAWTPAFLAVVAAWCFTAGMQWALSANAGMVASGAAILLVTASPTADSLTTVSTASGLALVGGLAQGVLIALWPQRRWRDQREALALAYRSLGADATRLASDPGAQVDRQPLIRLREAFTLSESQARLRPPAYRGWYGLPERIMVTLTALGREGPRDGAAADVLQAGADLLDLIAQRAPRRQIGPALARVDAAAEQLSGATRIVAQRLSHQLSEAVELHLGLFEPEQIAPLRRPGLPHSWAVAAGLIRAQLSWRSPILRHAMRLTIAATAGVTMGRAAGAEYGYWIAVTVLMVLRPETAHTYTRCIGRITGTAIGVVAASSFTALLHPGGLASVALAVVFLGIAYLAADFGYLVVSAALAAAIIFLLDVSGGVDTSTVEQRWFATIIGGALAVIVHVCLPDSALVRLHQRAGELLKTEIDYAATVIKAFVHDLDHPAEMLSAAWQRAASARTAFEAAAGATRTDDPEIRRWLRTYRASLNAVTTSCATLESTLPSHPSPTLNREFTSAIDGYVKALMGNPATPAAPWRVDAEQLAAAAVAVRDTAPLLSSDDGPARVLVGELATITQVVVDIAHVRPVGQSAAHPWPTSAE; via the coding sequence GTGGCGAAGGGTAGGCCCCTGGGGCTGACGCTCTACGAGTTCGGCGCCGTGGTGCGCAGCCTGCTCGGCGTGCTGGGGGTGACCGCCGTTGCGCTCTACCTCGGCTCGCCGGGAGCCGCCATCGCCGCCGGGGGCGCCGCGGCCATGGCCGGTGCGACCGCCCTGCAGGACAGTCCGCGCAGCCGGTTGCCACTGGTCGTCGCCGTGTCGGTGGAAATGGCCCTGGCGGTGGCCGCCGGCGGACTCAGCTCCGCCTGGACACCGGCGTTCCTCGCGGTGGTCGCCGCGTGGTGCTTCACGGCCGGCATGCAGTGGGCGCTGAGCGCCAATGCCGGAATGGTGGCCTCGGGTGCGGCAATCCTGCTGGTCACCGCCTCACCCACGGCGGACAGCCTCACCACGGTGTCGACCGCGAGTGGCCTGGCTCTGGTCGGCGGACTGGCTCAAGGGGTGCTGATCGCGCTCTGGCCGCAACGCCGATGGCGCGACCAGCGGGAGGCGCTTGCCCTCGCGTACCGCTCGCTCGGCGCCGACGCCACCCGATTGGCATCGGACCCGGGGGCACAGGTGGACCGGCAGCCGTTGATCCGGCTGCGGGAGGCGTTCACGCTCAGCGAGTCCCAGGCCCGACTCCGACCACCGGCCTACCGCGGCTGGTACGGGTTGCCGGAGCGGATCATGGTGACACTCACCGCACTCGGTCGTGAGGGGCCCCGGGACGGGGCCGCCGCCGACGTGCTGCAGGCCGGCGCCGACCTCCTCGATCTCATCGCCCAGCGCGCGCCGCGACGTCAGATCGGTCCGGCGCTGGCACGGGTGGACGCGGCGGCCGAGCAGCTCAGCGGGGCGACCCGAATTGTCGCCCAACGGCTTTCGCACCAGCTGTCGGAGGCCGTCGAGCTGCATCTCGGCCTGTTCGAGCCCGAACAGATCGCCCCACTGCGTCGGCCCGGGCTTCCACATTCCTGGGCCGTGGCGGCCGGCCTGATCCGTGCGCAACTGAGCTGGCGGTCCCCCATCCTTCGGCACGCCATGCGGCTGACGATCGCCGCGACCGCCGGGGTGACGATGGGCCGCGCGGCCGGCGCCGAATACGGTTACTGGATCGCGGTCACGGTCCTCATGGTGCTGCGCCCGGAGACTGCGCACACCTATACCCGGTGCATCGGCCGGATCACCGGCACCGCAATCGGCGTGGTCGCCGCCTCCTCATTCACCGCACTACTGCACCCGGGCGGGCTGGCCTCGGTGGCACTGGCGGTGGTGTTTCTGGGAATCGCCTACCTGGCAGCGGACTTCGGTTACCTCGTGGTCAGCGCCGCCCTGGCGGCCGCGATCATCTTCCTGCTGGACGTGAGCGGCGGGGTCGACACCAGTACGGTCGAACAGCGCTGGTTCGCGACCATCATCGGCGGCGCGCTGGCGGTGATCGTGCATGTCTGCCTGCCCGACAGCGCCCTCGTGCGACTGCACCAGCGGGCCGGTGAATTGCTGAAGACCGAAATCGATTACGCAGCCACGGTGATCAAGGCTTTCGTCCACGACCTCGACCATCCCGCCGAAATGCTGTCGGCCGCGTGGCAGCGAGCGGCCAGCGCGCGCACCGCTTTCGAGGCCGCCGCCGGTGCGACCCGCACCGATGATCCCGAGATTCGACGGTGGTTGCGCACCTACCGCGCCTCGCTCAACGCCGTCACCACCAGTTGCGCCACTCTGGAATCAACTCTGCCCTCGCATCCGTCACCCACCCTCAACCGTGAATTCACCAGTGCCATAGACGGTTACGTCAAAGCTCTGATGGGCAATCCGGCGACGCCGGCGGCGCCCTGGCGGGTGGATGCCGAGCAACTCGCCGCCGCTGCCGTCGCGGTACGCGACACCGCCCCGCTGCTCAGCTCCGATGACGGCCCCGCCCGCGTGCTGGTCGGCGAATTGGCCACCATCACCCAGGTGGTGGTGGATATCGCCCATGTCAGACCGGTGGGTCAGTCAGCTGCTCATCCCTGGCCCACTTCGGCCGAATGA
- a CDS encoding GntR family transcriptional regulator yields MAAPRVDGPRQKLPATLVDVAGNRLRDAILSGTLGPGEKIVEEQLCADLGISRAPLREALRLLAQQGLVEHLPRRGSRVTDWSPADILQLFALRHVLERHAIEMAMPLADPVSELEPVRHALREMTCARTALDRDDAHRRFHAAVVGLAANRQLDIVLAPILLKLQLPMAMNMREEARHHRAGDGIERHRAILTALESNDAATVIAALEDHGHLRYLNLPADLPEHR; encoded by the coding sequence ATGGCGGCACCCCGGGTGGACGGACCGAGGCAGAAGTTGCCTGCGACGCTCGTCGATGTCGCGGGCAACCGGCTGCGTGACGCCATCCTCAGCGGGACGTTGGGCCCCGGCGAGAAGATCGTCGAAGAGCAGCTGTGCGCCGATCTCGGCATCAGCCGCGCCCCGCTGCGCGAGGCCCTGCGGCTGCTGGCACAACAAGGTCTGGTCGAGCACCTCCCCCGGCGCGGATCACGGGTCACCGACTGGTCACCGGCCGATATCCTTCAGCTGTTCGCGTTGCGCCATGTGCTGGAGCGGCACGCCATCGAGATGGCCATGCCGCTCGCCGACCCGGTGTCGGAACTGGAGCCGGTGCGCCACGCCCTCCGCGAAATGACCTGTGCGCGGACGGCACTGGACCGCGACGACGCTCATCGCCGTTTCCACGCCGCCGTGGTCGGGCTGGCGGCGAACCGGCAACTCGACATCGTCCTGGCGCCGATCCTGCTGAAGCTGCAGCTGCCGATGGCGATGAACATGCGCGAGGAGGCCCGCCACCACCGCGCCGGCGACGGGATCGAACGGCACCGGGCCATCCTCACCGCACTCGAGTCCAACGACGCCGCCACGGTGATCGCCGCGCTGGAGGACCACGGACACCTGAGGTACCTGAATCTCCCCGCCGATCTCCCCGAACATCGCTAA
- a CDS encoding (2Fe-2S)-binding protein: protein MFVCLCTGATTQAVHDAVAAGATTSKQIADACGAGSDCGRCRRTLRAILAASRECPVHAAS from the coding sequence ATGTTCGTCTGTCTGTGTACCGGCGCCACCACCCAGGCCGTCCACGACGCCGTGGCTGCGGGTGCCACCACGTCCAAACAGATCGCCGACGCGTGTGGGGCGGGATCGGACTGCGGACGCTGCCGCCGCACACTGCGCGCGATCCTCGCGGCCTCCCGCGAGTGCCCGGTGCATGCGGCCAGTTAG
- a CDS encoding fatty-acid--CoA ligase encodes MSEYHLHSLILAADYRVADPESMWNSLKDRQQSLVNIDAHHVVLYTSIWEPGRILVTIGVSHPNSVRDVLRSQAIFDLFDISGVDDIPAVFAGEVVEKIDLFDTAAGSAGETVAGVIVGVVATVDSAEDLMVKVHGALDRFRQSGVRKIWVYRAFDDGHEVLILQEIENEASARRWIDHPDAAAEWLSRAGFGAYPSLFVGKFAHLMTVGS; translated from the coding sequence ATGAGCGAATACCATTTGCATTCACTTATTCTGGCCGCCGACTATCGCGTCGCCGATCCCGAGTCGATGTGGAATTCGTTGAAAGACCGCCAGCAATCGCTGGTGAATATCGACGCCCATCATGTCGTTCTCTACACGTCGATTTGGGAACCAGGGCGCATTCTGGTGACCATCGGCGTATCCCATCCCAATTCTGTACGCGATGTTCTGCGTTCGCAGGCGATATTCGATCTCTTTGACATCTCGGGCGTCGACGATATTCCGGCGGTCTTCGCGGGCGAGGTCGTGGAGAAGATCGACCTGTTCGACACTGCGGCGGGCAGCGCCGGGGAAACCGTCGCCGGCGTGATCGTGGGCGTGGTCGCCACCGTGGACAGCGCGGAGGACCTGATGGTCAAGGTGCACGGCGCCCTGGACCGGTTCCGGCAGTCCGGCGTCCGCAAGATCTGGGTGTACCGCGCGTTCGACGACGGACACGAAGTGCTGATCCTGCAAGAGATCGAGAACGAGGCCAGTGCACGCCGCTGGATCGACCATCCCGATGCCGCCGCGGAGTGGTTGTCCCGGGCCGGATTCGGGGCCTACCCCTCCCTGTTCGTCGGAAAGTTCGCCCATCTGATGACGGTCGGGAGCTGA
- a CDS encoding allophanate hydrolase, producing the protein MGSDVRGDQGISRGPSIGPSIAEILDSHAGGTGSPVKTATRVADAIAARGDDGTWLSTVPRDELLAAAAAIESRPGARTLPLYGVPFGVKDSIDVAGVPTTLSCPDYAYIPETTAPAVQRLLDAGALYVGKTNLDQFATGLNGTRTPYTVPRSVFGGELISGGSSSGSALAVALGQVPFAVATDTAGSGRVPAALNGVVGFKPSRGLISTVGLVPACKSLDCLSVMAGCIDDVDRVFDVMAARDDADSWYRDRGPRYAGGPIRVGLPPVAELEFFGDDAMRAAHLGFREQLERQAVIVEVSLAPFLAAGALLYQGPWVAERLVEFGDFLAEKPDSIHPVVREIFRSGLTYTAVDAFAALQKLQDLKAEVARLWQHMDILVVPTIGTTFTVEQVLDRPIDCNTMLGHYTHFGNLLDLLGVAVPLGVTSDGRPYSAMLLGNALSDDTALTLAAQILDEPRAAAAAADSAVKEQV; encoded by the coding sequence ATGGGTTCAGATGTACGCGGCGACCAGGGGATCAGCAGGGGTCCGTCGATCGGGCCATCGATCGCCGAGATTCTCGATTCGCATGCCGGCGGCACCGGTTCCCCGGTCAAGACCGCGACACGAGTCGCCGACGCCATCGCCGCACGCGGGGATGACGGAACCTGGTTGTCCACCGTTCCCCGTGACGAACTGCTGGCCGCCGCGGCCGCGATCGAGAGCCGGCCAGGGGCACGGACCTTGCCGCTGTACGGCGTCCCCTTCGGGGTCAAAGACAGTATCGACGTCGCCGGGGTACCCACGACACTGTCCTGCCCGGACTACGCCTATATCCCCGAGACCACCGCACCGGCCGTGCAGCGACTGCTGGACGCGGGGGCGTTGTACGTCGGGAAGACCAATCTGGACCAGTTCGCCACCGGCCTCAACGGCACCCGCACCCCGTATACGGTGCCCCGCAGCGTCTTCGGCGGAGAACTCATCTCGGGCGGCTCCAGCTCGGGATCCGCGCTGGCCGTCGCGCTGGGGCAGGTGCCGTTCGCCGTGGCCACCGACACCGCGGGGTCGGGCCGGGTGCCCGCCGCCCTCAACGGCGTGGTGGGCTTCAAACCCTCGCGGGGACTGATCAGCACCGTCGGTCTGGTGCCGGCCTGCAAGTCCCTGGACTGCCTGAGCGTGATGGCCGGCTGCATCGACGATGTGGACCGCGTTTTCGACGTGATGGCGGCACGCGACGACGCCGACTCGTGGTACCGGGACCGCGGGCCGCGGTACGCGGGCGGCCCCATCCGGGTCGGACTGCCGCCGGTGGCCGAGTTGGAGTTCTTCGGCGACGACGCGATGCGCGCGGCGCATCTGGGGTTCCGGGAACAGCTGGAACGTCAGGCCGTCATCGTCGAGGTGTCACTCGCGCCGTTCCTGGCGGCGGGGGCGTTGCTGTATCAGGGGCCGTGGGTGGCCGAGCGACTGGTCGAATTCGGCGATTTCCTTGCCGAGAAACCGGATTCGATCCACCCCGTGGTCCGCGAGATCTTCCGCAGTGGGCTCACCTACACCGCGGTGGATGCGTTCGCCGCGTTGCAGAAGCTGCAGGATCTCAAGGCCGAGGTGGCCCGGCTGTGGCAGCACATGGACATCCTGGTGGTCCCCACCATCGGCACCACCTTCACCGTCGAGCAGGTGCTCGACCGACCCATCGACTGCAACACGATGCTCGGTCACTACACGCATTTCGGCAATCTGCTCGATCTGCTGGGCGTTGCCGTGCCGCTCGGCGTGACCAGCGACGGGCGGCCCTACAGCGCGATGTTGCTGGGCAACGCACTCTCCGATGACACGGCCTTGACGCTGGCCGCCCAGATCCTCGATGAGCCCCGGGCCGCCGCCGCGGCGGCCGATTCCGCGGTAAAGGAGCAGGTATGA